A genomic region of Candidatus Thermoplasmatota archaeon contains the following coding sequences:
- the purE gene encoding 5-(carboxyamino)imidazole ribonucleotide mutase — protein sequence MKVKIVMGSTSDERVAKKAEETLDKLGIHYEKVVASAHRIPEKVKEIASDDTDVFIAIAGLSAALPGSIASYTTKPVIGVPVSGKVNLDAILSIVQMPPGIPVAAVGLDRGDNAALLAAEILALTDDRVRKNLEEYREKMRGKYV from the coding sequence ATGAAAGTCAAGATAGTGATGGGCAGCACAAGTGATGAAAGAGTTGCAAAAAAGGCAGAGGAAACACTCGACAAACTTGGCATACATTATGAAAAAGTTGTAGCGTCTGCCCACAGAATACCCGAAAAGGTTAAGGAAATTGCAAGTGATGACACAGATGTTTTCATTGCCATTGCTGGGCTATCTGCGGCATTGCCCGGGAGTATAGCATCCTACACCACAAAGCCAGTAATAGGCGTTCCCGTATCAGGAAAAGTAAATCTGGATGCCATTCTTTCGATTGTGCAGATGCCTCCAGGGATTCCTGTTGCTGCTGTGGGGCTGGACAGAGGGGATAATGCTGCCCTGCTTGCCGCCGAGATTTTGGCCTTGACCGACGACAGGGTGAGAAAAAATCTTGAGGAATATAGAGAAAAAATGAGGGGAAAGTATGTTTGA
- a CDS encoding ribbon-helix-helix domain-containing protein, which produces MTKHTAVSLPKGLHDAIKEIIERNPRLGYTSIAEFCKDAIRSKIAEMEKKNSS; this is translated from the coding sequence GTGACAAAGCACACCGCTGTATCACTGCCGAAGGGGCTGCATGATGCAATAAAGGAAATAATAGAGAGAAATCCAAGGCTGGGGTACACCAGCATAGCCGAATTTTGCAAGGATGCAATCAGGAGTAAAATTGCCGAAATGGAAAAGAAAAATTCATCCTGA